Proteins co-encoded in one Pelobates fuscus isolate aPelFus1 chromosome 5, aPelFus1.pri, whole genome shotgun sequence genomic window:
- the LIPG gene encoding endothelial lipase codes for MSRFVLALWMYLGIVVAPGWGSLLAEEGLLKEDTIANLLKEENDVIQTKTNNIRFNVNFTSNPDEGCYLHPGQDNCLQNCNYNTSGKTFIVIHGWTMSGMFENWLHKLVYALQEREQDANIIVVDWIFLAHQLYPDAVNNTKLVGKDIAILLDWLQDKANLSLDNVHLIGYSLGAHVAGYAGNYVNGTIGRITGLDPAGPMFEGVEAHKRLSPDDAHFVDVLHTYTREALGVSIGIQMPIGHIDVYPNGGDFQPGCGLSDVIGAIAYGSIGDAVKCEHERSVHLFVDSLINKDKESFAFQCTDSTRFKKGICLSCRKNRCNAIGYNAKKTRSKKNSKMYLKTRAQMPYKVFHYQLKMHVFKYKEYEENEPTFSVTLYGTLNDSEALPLAVPEQIGYNFTNTFLVYTEDDIGDLMKIRLKWEGTKQTWYSVWSSLQSYWSKKQLSEKELHVRRIRVKSGETQQKFTFCLEDLSANLITPGNELVFVKCRDGWEVKPRKRVSLEATI; via the exons ATGAGTAGATTTGTTTTGGCTCTGTGGATGTATTTAGGGATTGTAGTTGCCCCTGGATGGGGTTCCTTGCTTGCTGaagagggacttcttaaag AGGACACTATTGCAAATTTGTTGAAGGAGGAGAACGATGTTATACagacaaaaacaaataatattcGTTTCAATGTCAACTTCACTTCTAATCCTGATGAAGGTTGTTATCTCCACCCTGGCCAGGATAACTGTCTTCAAAACTGCAACTACAACACATCTGGGAAAACCTTCATTGTCATTCACGGGTGGACT ATGAGTGGAATGTTTGAGAACTGGTTACACAAGCTGGTGTATGCTCTTCAAGAGCGAGAGCAGGATGCCAACATCATTGTAGTTGACTGGATCTTTCTCGCACATCAACTGTACCCTGATGCAGTGAACAACACGAAGTTGGTTGGCAAGGACATAGCTATACTACTAGACTGGCTGCAG GACAAGGCAAATCTCTCCCTTGACAATGTTCATCTTATTGGCTACAGTCTTGGGGCTCATGTCGCTGGTTATGCTGGAAATTACGTCAATGGTACAATTGGACGGATTACAG GCCTGGACCCAGCAGGACCTATGTTTGAAGGAGTAGAAGCTCACAAACGTCTTTCACCCGATGATGCACATTTCGTAGATGTTCTCCATACCTATACTAGAGAGGCGCTAGGGGTCAGTATTGGGATCCAGATGCCAATTGGACACATTGATGTATATCCTAATGGTGGGGACTTTCAACCTGGCTGTGGCTTAAGTGATGTTATTGGAGCCATTGCCTATGGAA GTATTGGAGATGCCGTGAAGTGTGAGCATGAAAGGTCTGTGCACCTGTTTGTGGACTCCTTGATTAACAAGGACAAAGAGAGCTTTGCCTTTCAATGCACAGATTCTACACGTTTCAAGAAGGGCATCTGTCTGAGCTGTCGAAAAAACAGATGTAACGCAATAGGTTACAACGCAAAGAAGACACGAAGCAAAAAGAACAGCAAGATGTATCTGAAAACCAGAGCACAAATGCCATACAAAG ttttccaCTATCAGCTCAAAATGCATGTTTTCAAGTACAAAGAGTATGAGGAAAATGAGCCTACGTTTTCGGTTACTCTTTATGGGACATTGAATGATTCCGAGGCACTTCCTTTAGCAGT ACCTGAACAGATTGGATACAATTTTACAAACACATTCCTGGTTTACACAGAGGATGATATTGGCGATCTAATGAAAATTAGATTGAAATGGGAGGGGACCAAGCAGACCTGGTATTCCGTTTGGAGTTCATTACAATCTTACTGGTCCAAGAAGCAGTTGAGTGAAAAGGAATTACATGTTAGGCGTATACGAGTCAAGTCCGGAGAGACCCAGCAGAA GTTTACATTCTGCCTGGAAGACCTTAGTGCGAATCTTATAACACCTGGTAATGAACTCGTTTTTGTCAAGTGCCGAGATGGCTGGGAAGTGAAACCACGCAAGCG TGTCAGCCTTGAAGCTACAATCTGA